TAAGAAAGTAAATTACGGTTGACTTTTTAATTAAATAATTATTCTGGAAGTGAGTAGGACGGGTATAGGAGTTTAGTAAAAGTATAGAGGGAATAACCTAGGATGTAGGATTAAAGTAATACTAATCACATATGTCATGCTGTAAATATATCATATGTCTATCGGCAAACCGATAAATAATACTTTGTGTGCGTAGTTAAATCTCCGACGCCTTCCCAACTACTGCCCTTGTTTCCAGAAATTACTGATAAAAACTCCTATTAGCACCACTCCAATGGTGGGCTGTACCACTTTTGGCACCATCATAATGGTGCGCTGTACCACTCTGATTACAAATTTTTCCACCAGAAAATAATTAACGATGCTGGCAATTGCTGCGTGTAAGAGGCTAAAGCTGCTCTTACCTATGCAGAAACTTTCTCAGTATCAACTTGATGTAGAACCTGCTCTCGTACAGAATTTGCGGCGGCTGTAGCAATCATTTCCCAATCAGAATTAGTCAACAATATCGAGAGTAGCGTTTGTAATTCTTGTCTGTCAGATATAAATTCTTCGAACTTGACGCAGCTTGGGCGCGGAGTTTGGGGTCAGTTTCGGTGGAGAGTTCAAACGGCATTTCGCCGCGATCGCCCTTGGCGCAAGCCGTACCCGGCTTATCGCTTCGGCGCAAGCTGTACCCAGCTTATCGCCCCACCATGATGCAGATTTTTGCGGGTCGGCATCAACTAGCAGAGTGTTGAATTTTTTTGAGAGGATGGCGGCAGTTCTGAAGCGGTTGTGGTCTTAAGTGCGCCACCTTTTCCGTTTGCTATGGTCAGGATTTTCACTTTGTCAGTTTGTAAGTCTGTAAGTTCGACAGATATTATCCTGCCTTAGGTACACATATAGGTGTAAGATGGTGAATTAGCTGACTTATGAGGAGATAATGATTGTATGTATCAATAAAAACTTATCGTTCATGGGGAACTTGTGAAAAATAAGAGAACAATTGTGTTAATTGCTTAGTTGCTGCATATTTTGTTACATTAACTTTAAATAGAGTAAAAAACTATATCCGAAAATCCCTAAGCGGAAAGTTGGGCTGAAGCCGTGTAGTCAAAGTGTAAAACAAAGCTGAATGTACAAGCACCCATGATCTCAAAATTAGCCTTTTCTTGGGAACAAGCCAAACAGGTTGCCGAGCAAACAGTTTTCAATCATCTTGAAGAATACCTTAAAGATGTTGAAATGAACGTGCTTCAAGGTTCGTGGCAGGGTCTGACCTACGAAAAGATGGCAGAGCAGTACCACCTTTCTGTAAATTACCTTCGGGGAGATGTTGGGCCTCAGTTATGGCAGAAGCTGTCAGAGGCTTTCGGAGAAGAGGTTACAAAGAGTAACTTTAAAAGAGCTTTGGAAAGGGCATGGGAAAGGCAACAATCTCAGCCTTCTACTATTAATACAAGGTTACCAATATCAACCCTTAGTGCAGAACCACCTTTTCCTGGGGGATCGGTTCCTCTGAGTTCTCCTTTTTACGTAGAGCGAGATGGCATTGAGTCTGTTTGTTACGAGACAGTTGTCAAACCTGGTTCGTTGATTCGGATTAAAGCACCGAACCTGATGGGCAAAACCTCATTAATGACTAGGGTTCTAGCTTATGCTGAATCTCAAAATTGCCAAACGGTATATTTGGATTTAAGCTCTGTAGAGCGGGCAATTTTAACGAATTTGGATAAGTTTTTGCGCTGGCTGTGTTTGATGGTTGGTCGCAAGTTAAAGTTAGAAAATCGGTTAAAAGATTATTGGGATACAGAAATTCTCGGTAGCAACGATAACTGCACGGTGTACTTTGAGGAGTATTTATTGCCGGAAATAGACTGTCCTTTAGTCTTGGGATTGGATGAAGTGGATCGGATTTTTCCTTATAACGAAGTCATTGAGGACTTTTTTGGAATGCTGCGAAACTGGCACGAAAAGGGGAAAATTTCCGAGCAATGGAAACAACTACGTCTGGTAATGGCACATTCTACCGAAGTTTATATTCCCTTAGATATGAATCAATCCCCCTTTAACGCAGGAGTGCCCGTGGCGTTGCTGGAATTTGACCGCAAGCAGGTGAAAGATTTGGCTCACCTTTATGGATTGGATTGGAACGATATTCAGGTAGAAGAATTAATGAAGGTTGTAGGGGGGCATCCTTATCTGGTATGCTTAGCCATGTATGAAGTCTCCTCTGGAAAGACAACCCTTCAGCAGCTATTACAAAATGCTGCCACAGAAGCAGGAATTTACAGCAACCATTTGCGGAAGTACTTGGAGATGCTGCAACGAGGCTCGGAAGAGGTTCAAGCTTTAAAAGCAGCTTTAAAAAAGGTGGTCACCTCACTTGAGCCAGTGGAATTAGATTCATTGCAAATTTATAAGTTACACAGTATGGGATTAGTGCAGCGACAGGACAATCAGGTGATGCCCAGTTGCCATTTGTACCGCGAGTATTTCCACAGAGTGTTATAAAACCTGAACGTAATAGCCATTGCTCTGGTTCTATCTCACTTTAGTTATTGAGTTAACAAGTTGTTTGTTGCTTTATTCCATTGATAGGAATTTAGAATAAATCCTATAAATTCTACTTAACACTTATCAAAAATGCCTTCACCAAGTGCTGTTCTCTCAAGATAAGAAAGGGAGAACTAAGGCGCGGTGAGGGTTTTTGTCGTTTGTAAACTCTACTGACTTTTTCCTACTTCCTCATTATTCTCACTAATTTGTTTGGAAAGACCTCCGATTTTTCCCTATTGTACTCTTTAAAATTTATTAGGAATATAGTTACAGCAAGAGAGAAGCAACAAGCTGAAGTGGATAGAACAAAAAAACCACCCAGGTTGTCAATAGAGCGATCGGAGTTAACTCTAATTTTGGCTACCAACCCCTAACATCCCTGAACTAACCATTTGTTTGGAGAAAAATATGACAAATAACAGTTTATTACAAGCCGCTCGAGGTGAGAAACTGGAACGCCCTCCAGTTTAAATTATGCGCCAAGCTGGTCGTCATATGAAACAGGGATTGATATCGGTGCAGAAAATAGTCTTGTCAGCGTTCAGCAGGCACAAGGCTAAGGGTGACTTTTTTCATTTGACTCAAGGTAGCTAGCTTTGATTTTTGGAGAAAAGAATAAGATGACCGACTCTTTAAATGATTTTAAATTTTCCACGTTCGTAGACCTGTTGCGCTACAGAGCAGTACACCAGTCACACAAACTAGCTTTTACTTTTCTACAGGATGGAGAAACAGAAAGCTCAAGGTTGACTTATCAAGAATTGGATCGGCAGGCGCGTGCCATCGCCGCCTATCTGCAGTCCCTTGGAGCTACTGGCTCCCGAGCGCTGCTGCTGTATCCATCTGGTCTGGAATTCATTGCCGCCTTTTTCGGGTGTTTGTATGCGGGAGTTGTAGCGGTTCCCGCTTATCCACCCCGTCGTAACCAGAATATGTCCAGGTTGCAGGCGATTGTGGCAAATGCACAGGCGTCGATAGCGCTCACCACCACATCGCTGTTGGGCAACATAGAGGTTCACTTTGCCCAAAATTCCGAATTGGCACAGTTGAACTGGCTAGCCACGGAGCGGATTGCCAACAACCAAGCAAAAGCATGGCAAGAACCGGAAATCACTTGCGGCTCCCTGGCTTTTCTTCAGTACACGTCAGGCTCTACGGGTACACCGAAGGGAGTGATGGTAAGTCACGGGAATCTGCTGCACAATCAGCAAGTGATCCAGACTGGCTTTCAGCATACAGACAAAACCATCGGTGTTAGCTGGTTGCCTCTATATCATGACATGGGTTTAATTGGTAATATACTGCAACCGTTGTACTTGGGTATTCACTGTATTCTCATGTCTCCGGTTGCTTTTCTGCAACGCCCTATCCGCTGGCTTGAGGCTATTTCCCGTTATAGGGGGACTACTAGTGGCGGACCTAATTTTGCCTACGATTTGTGTAGCCGCAAGATTACTCCAGAACAACTGTCCAGTCTTGATCTCAGTAGTTGGGATGTGGCTTTTAATGGAGCTGAGCCTGTGCATAGCGACACAATTGAAAGATTTTCAGAAGTGTTTGCGCCCTGTGGCTTTCGCTCCAGTGCCTTCTACCCCTGCTACGGGATGGCCGAAACGACTTTGATCGTTTCTGGTGGTCTCAAGGTAGCCCCACCAGTGTTTGAAACTATCCAGAGAGATGCCCTTGAACAAAAACGGGTGGTTTCAACTTATAAAGAGAATTATGAAGCCCGAACCCTAGTTGGGTGTGGTCAAACCTTACTGGAGCAACAGATTATTATTGCCCATCCTGAGACTTTGACCTGTTGTTTGCCTAATGAAGTGGGTGAGATTTGGGTATCAGGTCCCAGCGTGGCTCAGGGGTATTGGGACCTTCCTGAAGAAACGCAACGTACCTTCCAAGCCTACTTAGCAGACACGGGAACAGGACCATTTCTGCGCACGGGAGATTTGGGGTTCTTAAAGGATGGTGAGTTGTTCGTCACCGGTCGGCTCAAAGACTTAATCATAATCCGAGGTCGTAACCACTATCCCCAGGATATTGAACTGACAGTAGAACGGAGCCATCCGGCATTACGACAGGGTTACGGGGCGGCGTTTTCAGTCGATGTGCATGGAGAAGAGCGACTGGCCATTGCTTTTGAGGTAGAGCGTAATTATCTACGGAATCTGGATGTCAATGAAGTGGTCACGGCGATCCGCAAAGCAGTGACGCAACAGCATGAAATTCAAGTTTATGCGATATTGCTACTCAAGACGGGGAGCGTCCCAAAAACTTCTAGTGGCAAGATTCAGCGCCATGCTTGCCGGAGTGGATTTCTAGCTGTTAGCCTGGATGTGGTGGCGGATTGGATCGAGAATCCTCAAAGCGAAGTAGATCTCCAGGGTCTACAGGCGGAAGTAAAATCCCTGTGGCAGCAGATGCAAGCTCCCGAACAACAAACTGAATCAAATGAAAACAATTTTAGAGAGCGATCGCATTTGCCAAACTTGGTTTCAACTGAAGAAACCATTCAGCGCTGGTTGGTTACTCAAATGGCCAAGCAGCTAAAAATCCACTCTGATGAGATAGATATTCAAGAACCCTTTGTTCGCTATGGTTTGGATTCGGCGGTGGCACTCGGACTCTGCGGTGATTTGGCACAGTGGCTTGGATGTAATTTAGAACCCACTATCTTCTGGGATTACCCTAGCATAGAGGCTCTTGCCCA
This genomic interval from Scytonema hofmannii PCC 7110 contains the following:
- a CDS encoding AAA-like domain-containing protein, which produces MISKLAFSWEQAKQVAEQTVFNHLEEYLKDVEMNVLQGSWQGLTYEKMAEQYHLSVNYLRGDVGPQLWQKLSEAFGEEVTKSNFKRALERAWERQQSQPSTINTRLPISTLSAEPPFPGGSVPLSSPFYVERDGIESVCYETVVKPGSLIRIKAPNLMGKTSLMTRVLAYAESQNCQTVYLDLSSVERAILTNLDKFLRWLCLMVGRKLKLENRLKDYWDTEILGSNDNCTVYFEEYLLPEIDCPLVLGLDEVDRIFPYNEVIEDFFGMLRNWHEKGKISEQWKQLRLVMAHSTEVYIPLDMNQSPFNAGVPVALLEFDRKQVKDLAHLYGLDWNDIQVEELMKVVGGHPYLVCLAMYEVSSGKTTLQQLLQNAATEAGIYSNHLRKYLEMLQRGSEEVQALKAALKKVVTSLEPVELDSLQIYKLHSMGLVQRQDNQVMPSCHLYREYFHRVL
- a CDS encoding AMP-binding protein, with protein sequence MTDSLNDFKFSTFVDLLRYRAVHQSHKLAFTFLQDGETESSRLTYQELDRQARAIAAYLQSLGATGSRALLLYPSGLEFIAAFFGCLYAGVVAVPAYPPRRNQNMSRLQAIVANAQASIALTTTSLLGNIEVHFAQNSELAQLNWLATERIANNQAKAWQEPEITCGSLAFLQYTSGSTGTPKGVMVSHGNLLHNQQVIQTGFQHTDKTIGVSWLPLYHDMGLIGNILQPLYLGIHCILMSPVAFLQRPIRWLEAISRYRGTTSGGPNFAYDLCSRKITPEQLSSLDLSSWDVAFNGAEPVHSDTIERFSEVFAPCGFRSSAFYPCYGMAETTLIVSGGLKVAPPVFETIQRDALEQKRVVSTYKENYEARTLVGCGQTLLEQQIIIAHPETLTCCLPNEVGEIWVSGPSVAQGYWDLPEETQRTFQAYLADTGTGPFLRTGDLGFLKDGELFVTGRLKDLIIIRGRNHYPQDIELTVERSHPALRQGYGAAFSVDVHGEERLAIAFEVERNYLRNLDVNEVVTAIRKAVTQQHEIQVYAILLLKTGSVPKTSSGKIQRHACRSGFLAVSLDVVADWIENPQSEVDLQGLQAEVKSLWQQMQAPEQQTESNENNFRERSHLPNLVSTEETIQRWLVTQMAKQLKIHSDEIDIQEPFVRYGLDSAVALGLCGDLAQWLGCNLEPTIFWDYPSIEALAQHIVKNSSLSPSTEFVSR